The DNA sequence GCTCTACCCCAAGCAGTTCCTGCCCCTGGCCGGCAAGAGCACCATGTTCCAGCAGACCGTGGCTCGCGCCATGGCCGTGCCGGGCGCGACCGCTCCGGTCATCCTGTGCAACGAGGAACACCGCTTCCTGGTGGCCGAGCAGTTGCGCCAGATGGGTGTGACCCCTGCGGCCATCGTGCTTGAGCCGGTTGGCAGGAACACCGCGCCGGCGGCGGCGGTCGCGGCGCTGCACGCCGCC is a window from the Desulfocurvibacter africanus subsp. africanus DSM 2603 genome containing:
- a CDS encoding sugar phosphate nucleotidyltransferase, translating into MLIPVILSGGSGTRLWPLSRTLYPKQFLPLAGKSTMFQQTVARAMAVPGATAPVILCNEEHRFLVAEQLRQMGVTPAAIVLEPVGRNTAPAAAVAALHAA